TATTTGCCGTCAACAAGGAATCTAGTTAATTTGGTGTGCTTGGCTGTCACAACTAGCGAgggttactctctctctctctgtctctccccgatGGGCGGGCACTGGTCTTTTTCCTGATATGCAGTCTGAGGTGTTTGTCTTGCCTTTGTAGCGATGGAGAGATTAGAAGCGACGTCCGAGCTTCAGTCCAGGTTGTCATCCCTTTCAGTTTCCTCTTTCCCCGGGCTGACGTCCAAACACTGCGAGAGCAGACCGCTCGACAGGTAACCTGTTGATGCATTACGTAATCGATACAAATATATGTTCCGCGATGAATTCAGATTTGTTGTAAATGGTGCCGATCGCATTATTTTTCCTATGgtctttatttcagcctgcagaATACAGATCTCTCACAGAGAGTTGGCCCTTCCGTCGACCAACCCAGTATGCAGGAAACTTTGGGCGCTGATGGCTCCAAGCAAGACGTTCAGGTGATCGACGTGACCGCTCGATCTGTTTTGTCAGTGGACTATTTGCAACAAACGGACACTGCAAACACATTGTTTCCCTAACTATAAAATCTCTTTGTTTTCAGGGTGATCAAGACGCTGCTGCCGAGCAAGCCCAGGGGGTAGACTGTGAGAACAACACTGCTGGGAACTGTCAATTCTCTGCTGAGATAAAAGGTGAGGGAGGGCCTGCTGAGAATGCCACTTGGCTGTGGCTCCATCCCTAATTTGGATTGTTATTTAAAAAAACCTGAATTATACATACAACATGCTCTGAAACTTAAAAATACATATTTAGTAAACCTTCCACAAAGCATAAAAGTATTGCATTGAAGTTACCATTGTGCTCTCCTCTAACACATGGCCATTTTTTTGCCCCTGACTGTAGCCCAAATGCCGCCATTGAATCCTCCAGCTACATGGACGTCTGCTGCACTGAAGGAGCTGAAGGCAAAGCTTCGAGTGGAGAAGGACAGTGTGGTGACTGTGTATAGAGGGGATATTGTGACAGTTCACGTGCCCACCGTCCCTGAGTTCAAACGGGTGTGCTGGGAGTTTGCCACAGACGGCTATGACATTGGCTTTGGCATATATTTTGATTGGACTCCTGTAACCAGCCGGTCTATCACAGTTCACATCAGCGAATCTAGTGAtgacgaggaggaagaggaggacataGAAGGTCAGTGGGTGTTAAGTTGTTTAGATACCCTTAAGTTTAGTTCATGCCAGAGTTGTCTTGTCGTTAAACACCTTCAAGGGACACACTTAAAGTCAATGAGCAActcttaaaaataaataaattcaagtCCTTAACATTTTTCTCTGAATTCTGTGATGATGTGAAGTCCCCAGCGGGCAGTTTGATGACATCTTGTCACATTTGCCTTGTACTGCAGGACCTGTCAGTAGCGGAGATGTCGAGAAGGGTTCCAAAGCTTTGACCAATTCAAACCTGGGAGAAATCTTACCTGTGTACCGCCAAGACAGCCACTTGTCAGTCCACGGGGGGAGCCACGAGTTCCCAGGTGAAGGAACGTACCTGCTGAAGTTTGATAACTCCTATTCCCTGTGGAGAAATAAAACTCTGTACTATAGAGTATATTACAGTGCCTGAGAAACCAATGTCTTGTCTTTGAATGTATGATTTACAAGAGCTATTACTCCCAAGAACTATGAACTATTTTTGATTCCATACTTGTTAATTATgaaaaaagaaatatatatatatatatgtagaataTGGCTACGTATAGGCGTATCTATTTTTATCACTGTCAGGTTTTAGTGCCACAAGGCGACATGTTAAATTTTTAAGGTCGGTGAATATAAATGCAACATTTGCTCCAACATTCTATATTTTGTGAAACCTCGCATATGTGCCATGTTCCCATATACGGGGGTGTGCAATTTAGGCAAAGTGCCCGTCATAAAATATATATTGTCTTGGTCCCAGATAAGTTGTCTATGGTAGCAGAGATCAGGGAACACCTGTAAGAGTAAAAGATATGCTTTGGCAGACCAGGTGCTTAATGAGAATCGCTTTAAAACGTGCaacgtttttttattttgtttgagcacCATTTATGATTGTGATAGATCAATTGTGTTGATATTGTCATTTGTATGTACTCTTCTGTTTTTCaattaacttttcttttttttttaccattttatcTGCGAACTCTGATCACATCCTGAGTTAATTGTTCACCCGATGATGCAAGTCCAGTGTTTTATCTCTCTACTGTCATTGCGGTCGCATAGAGAAAATAGACATTTAAGGTCTGTAAGGATATTGAATGTACTGAGGCAAGTGGTAAGTCATCTAGAGCGGTTAACAGTCTGTTTATTACACAAATAAAAGCCAGCCCTTATCACGTGAAGTTCTCATCATCTTTAATAGGTCCAATATTGACATTTTCCCTTTCTGACTTTTTTGGTTAATGAAGGGGAGGCGTTTATCTTAGAGGTCAAACTCAGGAGGCTGTTATGTCTGTCACGGCTGTATTAATTATTTCACTTAATTGTATTTTATGCAGAGATGTATGTAAATCAAGgtcaccgtgtgtgtgtttttgtatatcATCCTGCTGGGAGTTACTTGTGCAACAACCAAACTCCGATTGTGTTTATTAGACTATCCCTTTTTGCTTTTTGACTGTTGCTGCTAATGCTGACCCACGTGTGTTGTACTGTACCATTAAGAGTTTGTTCCTGAGATTTATATGCCACAATAAAGAGGAAATATTGTCAATTTGTTTCTGTCCTTAGTGGTAaattgtgtgttcgtgtgtgaagGCATTAAATGATTAATGTTAGGGATATCAGAGGTTTTTGTGTAGGTACCGTGTCAGTGACGCAACCCTGTCTTCCTCCTGAGACTCgctgatttgtttgtttatttattttgttttacattttggaGGATCGTCTAGTCACTGCTCCAGGATTAGAAGGCTCTTGGAGATGATCCCATGTGTTTCAATTATGTCCTGACGCTAGGGGATTGATGTAATTATTACAGAGGTGGTGATGAAATGGTTTTATTTTCAGCCTCCCCCGAAGACTCGTCGCTGGGCCCAGGATTTCATCTCGAGCCAACGTTTTACTGTCACACACAGCGCTTCTCTATTTGCCCAAGTGAGGTCCACCAGCAGACTATCGCTGTTTCTGAAATGGCTCCCTGCTCCCCATCTAGGGAGTGTCCACACAGCAGAGTAGAACAGTGAATAGTTCACCTGATAGCCTCGGTAAACACAATCTTCCAACATCAGGCATACCTGCCTGTCGTCTAGATAACTCAGCTGGTTAACGCCTGTTGAAGCAACATGTTCCGACTAAAGCCAACATCACCGTGTTGGTCACCATGTTGCCCTGCATCCAGGAGTCTCTACAGAGAGACAATGGACAATGGTTCCCACTTCACTGGGGCAGGGTGTTGCACAGTATACTGaaatgtaggttttttttttttttagatacttttTTTGTTAAAAACGGTTCGGAATTAGAATTTTCCATAACTTTGCATGGACCACATGCGGAGTGTAGTGGTCAGAGTATGATTTTATTCTATTATTTTCTTCATCTGTTTCAcagggggtggcacagtggcgcagtggttagcacggccgcctcacagcaagaaggttctgggttcgagccctagggtagtccaaccttgggggtcatcccggatcgtcctctgtgtggagtttgcatgttctccccgtgtctgcgtgggtttcttccgggtgcgccggtttcccaccacagtccaaagacatgtaggtcaggtgaatcggctgtactaaattgtccccaggtgtgtgtgtgtgtgtgtgtgtgtgttggctggccctatgatggcctggcggcctgtccagggtgtctccctgcctcctccacagtgactactgggataggctgcagcacccccgcgaccctgggtaaggataagcggtttggataatggatggatggataatatgaaCTGAAACAGccagtcagtcaagttgcatttttatggcacttttctagctgcaacagccactcaaagcgctttacaattaattaattctcacacacacacacacacacacacacacacacacacacacacacacacacacacacacacacacacacacacacacagaataaatgTAGATGTTAGATTGACAACATTTTTGAGAAATTCAGTTGCTATGGACTGAGTAAAGCTAAACACTCCACCTAACTCCTAACTCCTAACACCTGACTCTCCTCACAGACTTCTGTCTGTGCTTGGAATGACCCCACCATTATTTCCGTGTCCAGCCAATGAGCTGCCGGCAAGTTCTTGTTTATGATTGGTCTGGAGTGGACCGCACTACTTGAATTTGTCTTTTCTGTGGTTTAATCCTGGCTGAAACCCATCATTAGCATCATCCATAAACGTGTTTAAATAACATAAGTACCCTGTGCAAGAATACCACAGTATACTTCAGTATTtggtgcagtggcgcccccagaaatttttcataggggtggccaaatggggccactgaaaatcttggggtggcacaccaaaaccaaaagccatgactgaatttcaagAATTCTATGATGcggttgtagtgtactgtataggctagttgaaaactgtcaatatgatagttaaggaatcgcatactgaaatactttggtttcttttcttcttttttttttacatttaatgttactaaatatctgatgtgcatagactaatacccatacagttaacattttgagttccacaacaattctgttttaatgtgttatgtatctgcaTATAGTAGACCCAAAAGAGTTGATGCCATCGATTCTCATATTTTAATCCAGAATCGGAGTCGATTCCAAAAACTTGA
The DNA window shown above is from Lampris incognitus isolate fLamInc1 chromosome 16, fLamInc1.hap2, whole genome shotgun sequence and carries:
- the tmed8 gene encoding protein TMED8, encoding MERLEATSELQSRLSSLSVSSFPGLTSKHCESRPLDSLQNTDLSQRVGPSVDQPSMQETLGADGSKQDVQGDQDAAAEQAQGVDCENNTAGNCQFSAEIKAQMPPLNPPATWTSAALKELKAKLRVEKDSVVTVYRGDIVTVHVPTVPEFKRVCWEFATDGYDIGFGIYFDWTPVTSRSITVHISESSDDEEEEEDIEGPVSSGDVEKGSKALTNSNLGEILPVYRQDSHLSVHGGSHEFPGEGTYLLKFDNSYSLWRNKTLYYRVYYSA